Proteins encoded by one window of Chthonomonadales bacterium:
- a CDS encoding diguanylate cyclase: MAARAPRSPIAAAAAVLAAILLLLAPLLLPPPLSTGLLAAIGMSGAAAAWFWRRSARRAALRRCRAHLVRSRLRSRERCRSAVRTLACAVEAGTTRNLGHAARVAEYAAATAAEMGLDSEQAESVGVAALLHDIGRLGEVQTLLGPEAAPSAMERERAAPALGARLVSALSLPWPVAPAVRHQCERFDGTGRPDGLAGAGIPLAARIVAVADAYDAHLTATPARGARSRARALEAVEAGAGKAFDPAVVEALRRVANAVAARLAGAWPQDERETAAAEIAQAQGEVIAVAEMLRSVSATLQLSGAALSLAHHAHALVPSAACVVFLLESEREHLRAIAALGADAAHFEGAAAPLGAYLTGRAAARDEPVRASFMMDDLLLTQSAEPWTPLRSTLIAPLRADGQVVGTLNLYHTEPDAFTPAHERLMALVGSVAGRAIRNARLYTDTQLSACTDALTGLRNARYLHDYLRKETDYARQVGRPLAVLGLDLDAFKVVNDTCGHAAGDRLLADIGRLLLARVRAGDVVARPSGDEFVVVLPACDREQALAIGGKLRAVVERYGRRKAEEMTGLPPIGVSIGVAVLPEDGSEPDALLARADRAMYADKRARRAA, from the coding sequence ATGGCAGCCCGCGCCCCGCGATCGCCCATAGCCGCCGCCGCGGCGGTCCTTGCCGCCATCCTGCTCCTTCTCGCGCCGCTGCTGCTGCCGCCGCCTCTCTCCACCGGCCTGCTCGCGGCGATCGGGATGTCGGGCGCGGCAGCCGCCTGGTTCTGGCGGCGCTCCGCGCGCCGAGCGGCTCTCCGACGCTGCCGCGCGCACCTAGTGCGCTCGAGGCTCCGCAGCCGCGAGCGCTGTCGCTCGGCCGTGCGAACCCTCGCGTGCGCGGTCGAGGCCGGCACCACGCGTAATCTGGGCCACGCCGCCCGGGTCGCCGAGTATGCCGCCGCCACCGCCGCCGAGATGGGCCTGGACTCCGAGCAGGCAGAGAGCGTCGGCGTGGCCGCCCTCCTGCACGACATCGGGCGCCTCGGCGAGGTCCAGACGCTGCTGGGCCCGGAGGCCGCTCCCTCCGCGATGGAGCGCGAGCGGGCAGCGCCGGCTCTCGGCGCGCGCCTCGTTTCGGCGCTCTCGCTCCCCTGGCCCGTCGCGCCGGCCGTGCGGCACCAGTGCGAGCGGTTTGACGGCACGGGCCGCCCCGACGGACTGGCGGGAGCCGGCATCCCTCTGGCGGCCCGCATCGTGGCCGTCGCCGACGCCTACGACGCACACCTCACCGCGACGCCGGCGCGCGGAGCACGCAGCCGCGCGAGGGCCCTTGAGGCCGTCGAGGCCGGGGCGGGCAAGGCGTTCGACCCGGCCGTCGTTGAGGCGCTCCGGCGAGTCGCCAACGCCGTCGCGGCCCGGTTGGCCGGGGCCTGGCCGCAGGACGAGCGCGAGACGGCGGCCGCCGAGATCGCGCAAGCGCAGGGAGAGGTGATCGCCGTGGCGGAGATGCTGCGGAGCGTCTCCGCCACGCTCCAGCTCTCGGGCGCAGCGCTGTCCCTCGCGCACCACGCGCATGCCCTGGTGCCCAGCGCCGCGTGCGTCGTCTTTCTGCTGGAGTCGGAGCGCGAGCACCTGCGCGCGATCGCCGCGCTCGGGGCCGACGCCGCGCACTTCGAGGGCGCCGCCGCGCCCCTGGGCGCCTACCTGACGGGCCGGGCGGCCGCGCGCGACGAGCCCGTGCGCGCCTCGTTCATGATGGACGACCTCCTCCTCACGCAGTCCGCCGAGCCGTGGACGCCGCTGCGCTCGACCCTGATCGCCCCGCTGCGAGCCGACGGCCAGGTGGTGGGTACCCTCAACCTGTACCACACCGAACCGGACGCCTTCACCCCCGCGCACGAGCGCCTGATGGCCCTCGTTGGCAGCGTGGCGGGCCGCGCCATCCGCAACGCCCGCCTCTACACCGACACGCAGCTTTCCGCCTGTACGGACGCGCTCACGGGCCTGCGCAACGCGCGCTACCTGCATGACTACCTGCGAAAGGAGACCGACTACGCGCGCCAGGTCGGCCGGCCGCTCGCCGTGCTCGGGCTCGACCTGGACGCCTTCAAGGTCGTCAACGACACGTGCGGCCACGCCGCGGGCGATCGCCTCCTGGCCGACATCGGGCGGCTCCTGCTCGCGCGCGTGCGCGCCGGCGACGTGGTGGCGCGGCCGTCCGGGGACGAGTTCGTGGTGGTGCTCCCGGCCTGCGACCGCGAGCAGGCGCTCGCCATCGGCGGCAAGCTGCGCGCCGTGGTAGAGCGCTACGGCCGCCGCAAGGCCGAGGAGATGACCGGCTTGCCGCCCATCGGGGTCTCGATCGGGGTTGCCGTCCTCCCGGAGGATGGGTCGGAGCCCGACGCTCTGCTTGCGCGCGCGGACCGGGCCATGTACGCCGATAAGCGAGCCCGCCGCGCCGCCTGA
- the topA gene encoding type I DNA topoisomerase gives MATSLIIVESPAKTKTLKNFLSGSVETGEGKSGFVIEASMGHVRDLPEREMGIDVNDDFKPKYVSIPTRRDVLKRLTEAARKADVVYLASDPDREGEAIAWHLAQALKLKNARRIEFNEITRSAVLNAIHHPRDIDAQRVNAQEARRLLDRLVGYRLSPLLWKKVRKNLSAGRVQSVAVRLICDREREILAFVPVEYWSLTATLTPRDPDARFPFEARFVGRGKEKVELHREEEAAEIVRAVEGAAWAVRGVRRQERKRNPAAPFITSTLQQEASRKLGFGNRRTMSTAQQLYEGVELGGEGSVGLITYMRTDSTRVAAEAQAEARAFLGETYGANYLPAQPPQYRARSAAQDAHEAIRPTSAFRTPESVAEFLSNEQVRLYRLIWQRFIASQMPPAIFDVTTADIDAAGHTFRSTGSVMKFDGFMRVYLEGRDGQEQDDEDRAPLPSLTGGQALDLLKLEPRQHFTEPPPRYTEATLVKALEEKGIGRPSTYATIISTVQDRGYVALEDKRFGPTELGLTVNDLLVKHFPDILDVGFTAGMETRLDEVEEGRADKVRVLRDFYEPFERSLSSAHETMERIKPEAVETEHLCPTCGKKMMLRQSARGPFLGCSGYPRCRTILNVGPDGEPLPVEEKAPALTDQPCPKCGKPLVEREGRFGKFLGCSAYPKCKTIVKLPGDQGPQSAPTAQPTGIQCPRDGGEIVAKRSRRGAVFYGCANYPQCDFTTWHRPIGRPCPECGWPLGEQSFRGRTNGTLKCSNPDCSYSEKTAPAPEPVSTG, from the coding sequence ATGGCCACATCCCTGATCATCGTGGAATCGCCGGCGAAGACCAAGACGCTGAAGAACTTCCTCAGCGGATCGGTGGAGACGGGCGAGGGCAAGAGCGGCTTCGTGATCGAGGCTTCGATGGGACACGTCCGCGACCTGCCGGAGCGCGAGATGGGAATCGACGTCAACGACGACTTCAAGCCCAAGTACGTCAGCATACCCACGCGCCGCGACGTGCTCAAGCGCCTCACCGAGGCCGCCCGCAAGGCCGACGTCGTCTACCTTGCGTCGGACCCGGACCGCGAGGGCGAAGCGATCGCCTGGCACCTCGCCCAGGCGCTCAAGCTTAAGAACGCCCGCCGAATCGAGTTCAACGAGATCACCCGCTCCGCGGTGCTCAACGCCATCCATCATCCTCGCGACATCGACGCCCAACGCGTGAACGCGCAGGAGGCCCGGCGCCTGCTGGACCGCCTGGTGGGCTATCGGCTCTCGCCGCTGCTCTGGAAGAAGGTGCGCAAGAACCTCTCCGCCGGCCGCGTGCAGTCGGTGGCGGTGCGCCTCATTTGCGACCGCGAGCGCGAGATCCTCGCGTTTGTTCCCGTGGAGTACTGGAGTCTGACGGCCACCCTGACGCCGCGCGACCCCGATGCGCGCTTCCCGTTCGAGGCGCGATTCGTCGGGCGCGGCAAGGAGAAGGTCGAGCTCCACCGCGAGGAGGAGGCCGCCGAGATCGTCCGCGCGGTCGAGGGCGCTGCTTGGGCCGTGAGAGGCGTGCGACGCCAGGAGCGCAAGCGCAACCCGGCCGCCCCCTTCATCACCAGCACGCTCCAGCAGGAGGCCAGCCGCAAACTCGGTTTCGGCAATCGCCGCACGATGTCGACCGCGCAGCAGCTCTACGAGGGCGTGGAGCTCGGCGGCGAGGGTTCCGTCGGCCTCATCACCTACATGCGGACCGACTCGACGCGCGTGGCGGCGGAGGCCCAGGCCGAGGCCCGCGCCTTCCTGGGCGAGACCTATGGCGCCAACTACTTGCCCGCGCAGCCGCCCCAGTATCGGGCGCGCAGCGCGGCCCAGGACGCCCACGAGGCGATCCGCCCCACGTCGGCCTTCCGCACGCCCGAGTCGGTCGCCGAGTTCCTGTCGAACGAGCAGGTCCGCCTCTACCGCCTCATCTGGCAGCGGTTCATCGCCAGCCAGATGCCGCCGGCCATCTTCGACGTGACAACGGCCGACATCGACGCTGCCGGCCACACGTTTCGGTCCACCGGATCGGTGATGAAGTTCGACGGCTTCATGCGCGTCTACCTGGAGGGCCGCGACGGCCAGGAGCAGGACGACGAGGACCGCGCGCCGCTGCCCTCGCTCACCGGAGGCCAGGCGCTCGACCTGCTGAAGCTCGAGCCCAGGCAACACTTCACCGAGCCACCGCCGCGCTACACCGAGGCCACGCTGGTCAAAGCGCTCGAGGAGAAAGGCATCGGCCGACCGAGCACCTACGCCACGATCATCAGCACCGTACAGGATCGCGGCTACGTAGCCCTGGAGGACAAGCGCTTCGGGCCGACCGAGTTGGGCCTGACGGTCAACGACCTGCTCGTCAAGCACTTCCCGGACATCCTGGACGTCGGGTTCACCGCCGGCATGGAGACGCGCCTCGACGAGGTGGAGGAGGGGCGCGCCGACAAGGTGCGGGTGCTGCGCGACTTCTACGAGCCGTTTGAGCGCTCGCTCTCGAGCGCGCACGAGACGATGGAGCGCATCAAGCCCGAGGCCGTGGAGACCGAGCACCTTTGCCCGACCTGCGGCAAGAAGATGATGCTCCGCCAGAGCGCGCGCGGGCCGTTCCTGGGCTGCTCTGGCTACCCCCGTTGCCGGACGATCCTGAACGTCGGCCCGGACGGCGAGCCCCTGCCCGTCGAGGAGAAGGCCCCCGCGCTCACGGACCAGCCCTGCCCCAAGTGCGGCAAGCCGCTCGTGGAACGCGAGGGTCGCTTCGGCAAGTTCCTGGGCTGCTCGGCGTACCCGAAGTGCAAGACCATCGTGAAGCTGCCGGGCGACCAGGGGCCGCAGTCCGCGCCAACCGCTCAGCCGACCGGTATCCAGTGCCCCAGGGACGGCGGCGAGATCGTTGCCAAGCGCTCGCGGCGAGGCGCCGTCTTCTATGGCTGCGCCAACTATCCGCAGTGCGACTTCACGACGTGGCACCGGCCCATCGGGCGGCCATGCCCCGAGTGCGGCTGGCCACTCGGCGAGCAGTCGTTCCGCGGGCGCACGAACGGCACGCTCAAGTGTAGCAACCCGGACTGCTCCTACTCGGAGAAGACGGCGCCCGCCCCGGAACCGGTCTCGACCGGCTGA
- a CDS encoding C1 family peptidase — MAHGEIGAGAAAGEADLRPRFARWGLNPKRQGTRPTCSVFVATAALEYAMTERRGRPVRLSEEFLNWAANRAAGEDLDGAFFHDLWSGYRLHGICREAHMPYAGAFDAGARPSPTAMRSAARNRAAGLELRWVKAWDVTTGLTIGQMDGIRAALRGGAPVWAGLRWPKQPEWRDGALQPCGPDAVYDGHSVLLVGFRDDVGWPGGGVFRFHNSAGPSPEGLLPYAFAREYTNDAAWIG, encoded by the coding sequence ATGGCGCACGGGGAGATCGGCGCGGGGGCGGCGGCCGGAGAGGCCGACCTGCGCCCGCGGTTTGCCCGCTGGGGGCTCAACCCGAAGCGGCAGGGAACGCGTCCGACGTGCTCGGTGTTCGTAGCGACGGCGGCCCTCGAGTACGCGATGACCGAGAGGCGTGGCAGGCCCGTCCGGCTGAGCGAGGAGTTCCTGAACTGGGCCGCCAACCGGGCGGCGGGCGAGGACCTGGACGGGGCGTTCTTCCACGACCTGTGGTCCGGGTACCGGCTCCACGGCATCTGCCGCGAGGCGCACATGCCCTACGCGGGGGCCTTCGACGCGGGGGCACGTCCATCGCCCACGGCCATGCGCAGCGCGGCGCGCAACCGAGCCGCTGGCCTGGAGTTGCGCTGGGTGAAGGCATGGGACGTGACGACGGGGCTGACGATCGGGCAGATGGACGGCATCCGCGCCGCTCTGCGTGGCGGCGCGCCGGTGTGGGCGGGGCTCCGCTGGCCCAAGCAACCCGAATGGCGCGATGGGGCCCTGCAGCCATGCGGGCCCGACGCCGTGTACGACGGGCACAGCGTCCTGCTCGTGGGCTTTCGCGACGACGTCGGCTGGCCCGGCGGTGGCGTGTTCCGCTTCCACAACTCGGCGGGTCCAAGCCCCGAGGGCCTGCTGCCCTACGCGTTCGCACGGGAGTACACCAACGACGCCGCCTGGATCGGCTGA
- the hrcA gene encoding heat-inducible transcription repressor HrcA → MTLEPRKGRILHAVVSGYVETGDPIGSEWLAAHFDFGCRSATLRNEMAEMSERGYLAQPHPSSGRVPTHRGYRYYVDRLMTPQRVRASGGLRVDEPASDVDEVVKQACRLLASMTQYPSVASQPMTQGASLHRLYLSLASPRHVLVVLLLSTGHVEHRIMDVREAPAEEGLQRAAAFLNEAVGGEDLQTIARGALGPIPAELGAGRAVIARAYQSVRQAARALAESRIFLEGTGHILRQREFQDVLRLDQLLSVLAEQSVLFDVFSRAFGAGDVQVVIGPESRVLAMQECSVVASPYHIGEVPGGFIGVFGPTRMHYDRTVGAVRTMARHLSAVLTRMSLN, encoded by the coding sequence GTGACGCTCGAGCCCAGGAAGGGACGCATACTGCATGCCGTCGTGAGCGGCTACGTAGAGACGGGCGACCCGATCGGGTCGGAGTGGCTGGCTGCGCACTTCGACTTCGGGTGCCGGTCCGCGACGCTGCGCAATGAGATGGCGGAGATGTCGGAGCGCGGGTACCTGGCGCAGCCGCACCCCTCGTCGGGCAGAGTGCCTACCCATCGCGGCTATCGCTACTACGTCGACCGCCTGATGACCCCGCAGCGTGTGCGCGCGAGTGGAGGGTTGCGCGTGGATGAGCCGGCGTCAGACGTCGACGAGGTGGTGAAGCAGGCTTGCCGCCTTCTGGCGAGCATGACGCAGTACCCGTCCGTGGCCTCGCAGCCGATGACGCAAGGCGCATCGCTGCACCGGCTCTACCTCTCGCTCGCGAGCCCGCGTCACGTTCTGGTCGTTCTGCTACTCTCCACCGGGCACGTCGAGCATCGCATCATGGACGTGCGCGAGGCGCCGGCCGAGGAGGGGCTTCAGCGCGCAGCGGCCTTTCTTAACGAGGCCGTCGGCGGGGAGGACCTCCAGACGATCGCGCGCGGGGCGCTCGGGCCGATCCCCGCTGAGCTCGGCGCCGGCCGCGCCGTCATCGCACGCGCCTACCAGTCGGTGCGTCAGGCTGCGCGGGCGCTGGCGGAGAGCCGCATCTTCCTGGAGGGCACCGGGCACATTCTCAGGCAGCGCGAGTTCCAGGACGTTCTGCGTCTGGACCAACTCCTCTCGGTGCTGGCCGAGCAGAGCGTCTTGTTCGATGTGTTCAGTCGCGCCTTCGGCGCGGGCGACGTGCAGGTGGTGATCGGGCCGGAGAGCCGGGTGCTGGCGATGCAAGAGTGCAGCGTCGTGGCGTCGCCCTATCACATCGGTGAGGTTCCCGGGGGCTTCATCGGCGTGTTCGGCCCGACGAGGATGCATTACGATCGCACCGTGGGAGCGGTGCGGACCATGGCCCGCCACCTCTCGGCCGTACTTACGCGCATGAGCCTGAACTAG
- a CDS encoding NAD(P)/FAD-dependent oxidoreductase — MGQNARAPERGQPHIVIIGGGFGGLQAARALRGAPAAVTVVDRNNYHLFQPLLYQVATAGLSPAEIAEPIRTILRRQRNTQVVMSEVTGIDPAERTITMGTDRLSYDFLVVATGACHSYFGRDEWERFAPGLKTVRDATHIRRSILVAFERAEVEIDSEERKALLTFVIVGGGPTGVEIAGAIAELARKALAADFRRIDPTSARILLVEAGPHLVAGFPGSLPDDAKRALERLDVEVHVGERVEDVDGEGVVVAGRRISARTVIWAAGVAASPAGRWLGAATDRAGRVAVLPDLSVPGHPNVFVIGDTASMSQDGRRLPGVAPVAMQQGRYVGRLLLDRLAGRPDRAPFRYRDKGSLATVGRAFAIAAFGRVRLRGLVAWVAWLVVHIYYLIGFENRMLVFLQWAWAYLTYRRGARLIVYDSDGTPTTPRLSSEATVASTTGRTRPEPPPAPARGPAPAP, encoded by the coding sequence ATGGGCCAGAACGCCAGGGCGCCCGAGCGTGGGCAACCACACATCGTCATCATCGGCGGCGGCTTCGGCGGCCTCCAGGCGGCTCGCGCCCTGCGGGGCGCGCCCGCGGCCGTCACCGTGGTAGACCGCAACAACTACCACCTGTTTCAGCCGCTGCTCTACCAGGTTGCCACAGCCGGCCTGTCGCCCGCCGAGATCGCCGAGCCAATCCGCACCATCCTGCGCCGCCAGCGCAACACGCAAGTGGTGATGTCCGAGGTCACCGGGATCGACCCGGCCGAGCGCACCATCACGATGGGCACCGATCGCCTGTCCTACGACTTCCTCGTGGTGGCGACGGGGGCCTGCCACAGCTATTTCGGCCGCGACGAGTGGGAGCGGTTCGCCCCCGGCCTCAAGACCGTGCGCGACGCCACGCACATCCGGCGCAGCATCCTGGTCGCCTTCGAGCGAGCCGAGGTGGAGATCGATTCCGAGGAGCGCAAGGCGCTGCTGACGTTCGTCATCGTCGGTGGCGGGCCGACCGGCGTCGAGATCGCGGGGGCCATCGCGGAGCTCGCTCGCAAGGCGCTTGCCGCCGATTTCCGCCGGATCGACCCGACCTCGGCCCGCATCCTGCTGGTCGAGGCCGGACCGCACCTGGTGGCGGGCTTCCCCGGCAGCCTGCCCGATGACGCAAAGCGAGCGCTGGAGCGCCTCGACGTGGAGGTCCATGTCGGCGAGCGGGTGGAGGATGTCGACGGCGAGGGGGTCGTGGTCGCGGGGCGCCGGATCTCTGCGCGCACCGTGATCTGGGCCGCGGGGGTGGCGGCCTCGCCTGCGGGACGGTGGCTCGGGGCCGCGACCGACCGGGCGGGCCGCGTCGCCGTTCTGCCCGACCTGTCGGTGCCGGGACACCCGAACGTGTTCGTAATCGGCGACACGGCCTCCATGTCGCAGGACGGCAGGCGGCTTCCGGGCGTGGCGCCGGTCGCCATGCAGCAGGGGCGCTACGTCGGCCGGCTGCTGCTGGACCGCCTCGCCGGCCGGCCCGACCGCGCGCCGTTTCGCTATCGTGACAAGGGCAGCCTGGCCACCGTCGGGCGCGCCTTCGCCATCGCCGCGTTCGGCCGTGTGCGCCTGCGAGGGCTCGTTGCCTGGGTGGCCTGGCTCGTGGTGCATATCTACTACCTGATCGGCTTCGAGAACCGCATGCTGGTGTTCCTCCAATGGGCCTGGGCGTACCTGACCTACCGGCGAGGCGCGCGTCTGATCGTCTACGACTCCGACGGGACGCCCACCACCCCACGGCTCTCAAGCGAGGCCACCGTCGCCTCGACCACGGGGAGGACCCGGCCGGAGCCTCCCCCCGCGCCCGCCCGGGGGCCGGCCCCGGCCCCCTGA
- the glmM gene encoding phosphoglucosamine mutase produces MAEPRFGTDGVRGVANEELSADLALRLGVAAAHVLGRREPDRRVVVGRDTRLSGDMLEAALTAGLTSMGWEALRVGVVPTPGVSRIAVSAGAAAGIVISASHNPFADNGIKFFGADGHKLSNAVEGEIEEAMGAWETLPRSRPGSIGRSRDEHRLVHDYLRQVRGTAPARLEGLKLVLDCANGATHALAPALFAELGAGVTAIHAEPDGVNINEGCGSTCPADLCARVREDGADAGLAFDGDGDRVMLCDARGEVVDGDRMMAICALAMQRRGELPADVVVATIMSNAGLDVALERHGIRLERTDVGDRYVAEAMERLGAAIGGEQSGHLLLPRLTPTGDGMVTALQVLGEMRRAGKPLADLAAVVEPCPQVLRNVRVRDRGGWERVPAIREAVRRARSRLGRPEWLSVRTSGTEPLVRVMAQDPDAGRVAEVVDGLCALIHQHCGASA; encoded by the coding sequence CTGGCGGAGCCTCGTTTCGGCACGGACGGCGTGCGCGGGGTCGCCAACGAGGAGTTGAGCGCCGACCTGGCGCTGCGGCTGGGCGTCGCTGCGGCGCACGTGCTGGGCCGGCGCGAGCCGGACCGGCGAGTGGTGGTGGGGCGCGACACGCGCCTCTCGGGCGACATGCTGGAGGCCGCGCTGACGGCGGGGCTCACGTCCATGGGCTGGGAGGCGCTGCGCGTCGGCGTGGTGCCCACGCCGGGAGTGTCGCGCATCGCCGTGAGCGCCGGAGCCGCCGCCGGGATCGTGATCTCGGCCAGCCACAACCCGTTCGCCGACAACGGCATCAAGTTCTTCGGCGCCGACGGCCACAAGCTATCCAACGCCGTCGAGGGCGAGATCGAGGAGGCGATGGGGGCCTGGGAGACGCTACCGCGGTCCCGGCCAGGCAGCATCGGCCGCTCGCGCGACGAGCATCGCCTGGTACATGACTACCTTCGGCAGGTGCGGGGTACGGCGCCGGCACGCCTGGAGGGCCTGAAGCTCGTGCTGGACTGCGCGAACGGGGCGACGCACGCCCTCGCCCCCGCGCTCTTCGCCGAGCTCGGCGCCGGGGTAACCGCCATCCACGCCGAGCCTGATGGGGTCAACATCAACGAGGGCTGCGGCTCGACGTGCCCGGCAGACCTCTGCGCGCGGGTGCGCGAGGACGGCGCGGACGCCGGATTGGCGTTCGACGGCGACGGCGATCGCGTGATGCTCTGCGACGCGCGCGGCGAGGTGGTGGACGGCGACCGCATGATGGCCATCTGCGCGCTGGCCATGCAACGGCGCGGGGAGCTTCCGGCCGACGTTGTGGTGGCCACCATCATGAGCAACGCGGGGCTGGATGTGGCGCTCGAACGGCACGGCATCCGCCTGGAGCGCACGGATGTGGGCGACCGCTACGTGGCCGAGGCCATGGAGCGACTCGGCGCGGCCATCGGCGGCGAGCAGTCCGGCCATCTTCTGCTGCCCCGGCTCACTCCCACGGGCGACGGCATGGTGACGGCCCTTCAGGTGCTCGGGGAGATGAGGCGCGCCGGCAAGCCGCTCGCCGACCTGGCCGCCGTCGTGGAGCCCTGCCCGCAGGTGTTGCGCAACGTGCGCGTGCGCGATCGCGGCGGCTGGGAGCGCGTTCCGGCCATCCGGGAGGCCGTGCGGCGCGCGCGCTCGCGCCTCGGCCGGCCTGAGTGGCTGTCGGTGCGGACGTCCGGCACCGAGCCGCTGGTTCGCGTGATGGCGCAGGACCCGGATGCCGGGCGGGTCGCCGAGGTCGTGGACGGCCTCTGTGCGCTGATCCATCAGCACTGCGGCGCCTCCGCGTAG
- the grpE gene encoding nucleotide exchange factor GrpE produces MARKSHGNEPTDDPTQRAEAGASDWGSAPELELTPPDGDDGVAPASEAPGGAEVKELRARVAELEQQVEQERDRALRTQADFQNFRRRIDEQRAEQARFATRELLLGLLPIIDNFERALAASERTSNYEALVGGVSLTLRQLHDFLSRNGVAPIEAMGEEFDPNLHEAVMRVDDSDHPENSVVEELRRGYTMHDRVLRPSMVKVARG; encoded by the coding sequence ATGGCACGCAAGTCGCACGGCAACGAGCCAACCGACGATCCGACCCAGCGCGCGGAGGCCGGAGCCTCCGACTGGGGGAGCGCGCCGGAGCTGGAGTTGACGCCTCCCGACGGCGACGACGGCGTCGCTCCGGCCAGCGAGGCGCCCGGCGGCGCCGAGGTCAAGGAGCTCCGGGCGCGCGTCGCCGAGCTCGAGCAGCAGGTGGAGCAGGAGCGCGACCGGGCCCTCCGAACGCAGGCCGACTTCCAGAACTTCCGGCGTCGCATCGACGAACAGAGGGCGGAGCAGGCGCGGTTCGCCACCCGCGAACTGCTCCTCGGGCTGCTGCCGATCATCGACAACTTCGAGCGCGCGTTGGCCGCCTCGGAACGTACCAGCAACTACGAGGCGCTCGTGGGCGGGGTCTCGCTCACCCTGCGTCAGCTTCACGATTTCTTGAGCAGGAATGGCGTGGCGCCCATCGAGGCGATGGGCGAGGAGTTCGACCCGAACCTGCACGAAGCCGTGATGCGCGTCGATGACTCCGATCATCCCGAGAACAGCGTGGTGGAGGAGCTTCGGCGGGGCTATACGATGCATGATCGCGTGCTGCGTCCCTCCATGGTTAAGGTAGCGCGAGGTTGA
- a CDS encoding DoxX family protein produces MTNNGWTSKDRASVDWALLLARLVLGVIFVAHGSQKVFGAFGGSGLSGIVGMVGPIGYLVAIAEFLGGLGLLAGLLPRLSAAALIVDMIGAIALVHGRNGFFLGARPGFEYNLALIGLLGTVLIAGPGRFSVAHVAALPRRRPAAVPGSGNPGT; encoded by the coding sequence ATGACGAACAACGGATGGACCTCGAAGGACAGGGCCAGCGTGGACTGGGCCCTGCTGCTCGCGCGGCTGGTCCTGGGCGTCATCTTCGTGGCGCACGGATCGCAGAAGGTCTTCGGCGCGTTCGGAGGTTCCGGGCTCAGCGGCATAGTGGGCATGGTCGGGCCGATCGGCTACCTGGTCGCGATCGCCGAGTTCCTGGGCGGGCTGGGGCTGCTGGCGGGCTTGCTGCCGCGCTTATCGGCCGCCGCGCTCATCGTCGACATGATCGGCGCGATCGCGCTGGTGCACGGTCGCAACGGCTTCTTCCTGGGGGCCAGGCCGGGTTTCGAGTACAACCTGGCGCTGATCGGGCTGCTGGGCACGGTCCTCATCGCCGGCCCCGGTCGGTTCTCCGTCGCGCACGTGGCAGCCCTGCCTCGGCGGCGACCGGCCGCCGTGCCCGGGAGCGGGAACCCCGGGACATAG